The Tamandua tetradactyla isolate mTamTet1 chromosome 5, mTamTet1.pri, whole genome shotgun sequence genome window below encodes:
- the MMP11 gene encoding stromelysin-3 isoform X2: MRRGQQSRPTALPGGLAPAPATQEAPPPAGNLRPPRCGVPDPPDGLSARNRQKRFVLSGGRWEKTDLTYRILRFPWQLVQEQVRQTVAEALQVWSQVTQLTFTEVQAGRADITIDFTRYSHGDNLPFDGPGGILAHAFFPKTHREGDVHFDYDETWTLGDNQGTDLLQVAAHEFGHMLGLQHTTAAKALMSPFYTFRYPLSLSPDDRRGIQHLYGQPRLPPTPSPPAPGPRAGVDTNEIAPLEPEAPPDACESSFDAVSTIRGELFFFKAGFVWRLRGGHLQPGYPALASRHWHGLPSPVDAAFEDAQGHIWFFRGAQYWVYNGEKLVLGPAPISELGMEGFPIHAALVWGSEKNKIYFFRGGDYWRFHASTHRVDSPVPRRATDWQGVPSEIDAAFQDADSYAYFLRGRLYWKFDPVKAGFPPAPLLTPYHWAPPKPYVYSVYKAFF, encoded by the exons ATGCGGAGGGGCCAGCAGTCCCGGCCCACAGCTCTGCCTGGTGGCCTGGCACCGGCCCCTGCCACCCAGGAGGCCCCCCCGCCCGCCGGCAACCTCAGGCCCCCCCGCTGTGGCGTGCCGGACCCCCCCGACGGCCTGAGCGCCCGCAACCGACAGAAGCGCTTTGTGCTGTCAGGTGGGCGTTGGGAGAAGACGGACCTCACCTACAG GATCCTCCGGTTCCCATGGCAACTGGTACAGGAGCAGGTGCGGCAGACAGTGGCAGAAGCCCTGCAGGTGTGGAGCCAGGTGACGCAGCTCACCTTCACCGAGGTGCAGGCAGGCCGCGCCGACATCACCATCGACTTCACCAG GTACTCGCACGGGGACAACCTGCCTTTCGATGGGCCTGGGGGCATCCTGGCCCATGCCTTCTTCCCCAAGACCCACCGGGAAGGGGACGTCCACTTCGACTACGACGAGACCTGGACTCTCGGGGACAACCAGg GCACAGACCTCCTGCAGGTGGCAGCCCATGAATTTGGCCACATGCTGGGGCTGCAGCATACGACCGCGGCCAAGGCGCTCATGTCCCCTTTCTACACCTTCCGCTACCCGCTGAGCCTCAGTCCTGATGACCGCCGAGGCATCCAGCACCTCTACGGCCAGCCgcggctgccccccacccccagccccccagctccAGGCCCCCGGGCTGGTGTGGACACCAACGAGATTGCACCGCTGGAG CCCGAAGCCCCTCCAGACGCCTGCGAATCCTCCTTCGATGCCGTGTCCACCATCCGCGGCGAGCTCTTCTTCTTCAAGGCCGGCTTCGTGTGGCGCCTGCGAGGAGGTCACCTGCAGCCAGGCTACCCCGCGCTGGCCTCCCGCCACTGGCACGGCCTGCCCAGCCCCGTGGATGCGGCCTTTGAGGACGCCCAGGGTCACATCTGGTTCTTCCGAG GTGCGCAGTACTGGGTGTACAATGGGGAGAAGCTGGTCCTGGGACCTGCACCCATCTCGGAGCTGGGCATGGAGGGGTTCCCCATTCACGCCGCCCTGGTTTGGGGTTCCGAGAAGAACAAGATCTACTTCTTCCGAGGCGGTGACTACTGGCGCTTCCACGCCAGCACACACCGCGTGGACAGTCCCGTGCCCCGCCGTGCCACCGACTGGCAGGGGGTACCCTCTGAGATCGACGCTGCCTTCCAGGATGCTGACA gCTATGCCTACTTCCTGCGGGGCCGCCTCTACTGGAAGTTTGATCCTGTGAAG GCTGGCTTCCCTCCAGCTCCCCTTCTGACACCATATCACTGGGCTCCTCCCAAACCATATGTGTACAGTGTGTAtaaagcctttttttaa
- the MMP11 gene encoding stromelysin-3 isoform X1, whose product MARAAGLRGAAPRALLLPPPPPPPPPPPPLLLLLLLLLLPLLLPRPPPLARALRPPDLHRRHPMRRGQQSRPTALPGGLAPAPATQEAPPPAGNLRPPRCGVPDPPDGLSARNRQKRFVLSGGRWEKTDLTYRILRFPWQLVQEQVRQTVAEALQVWSQVTQLTFTEVQAGRADITIDFTRYSHGDNLPFDGPGGILAHAFFPKTHREGDVHFDYDETWTLGDNQGTDLLQVAAHEFGHMLGLQHTTAAKALMSPFYTFRYPLSLSPDDRRGIQHLYGQPRLPPTPSPPAPGPRAGVDTNEIAPLEPEAPPDACESSFDAVSTIRGELFFFKAGFVWRLRGGHLQPGYPALASRHWHGLPSPVDAAFEDAQGHIWFFRGAQYWVYNGEKLVLGPAPISELGMEGFPIHAALVWGSEKNKIYFFRGGDYWRFHASTHRVDSPVPRRATDWQGVPSEIDAAFQDADSYAYFLRGRLYWKFDPVKVKVVEGFPRLVGPDFFGCAKPANTFH is encoded by the exons ATGGCTCGGGCCGCCGGGCTCCGGGGCGCAGCCCCGCGCGCCCTCCTgctcccgccgccgccgccgccgccgccgccgccgccgccgctgctgctgctactgctgctgctgctgctgccgctgctgctcCCGCGGCCCCCGCCGCTGGCCCGGGCCCTGCGGCCGCCG GACCTCCACCGCCGCCACCCCATGCGGAGGGGCCAGCAGTCCCGGCCCACAGCTCTGCCTGGTGGCCTGGCACCGGCCCCTGCCACCCAGGAGGCCCCCCCGCCCGCCGGCAACCTCAGGCCCCCCCGCTGTGGCGTGCCGGACCCCCCCGACGGCCTGAGCGCCCGCAACCGACAGAAGCGCTTTGTGCTGTCAGGTGGGCGTTGGGAGAAGACGGACCTCACCTACAG GATCCTCCGGTTCCCATGGCAACTGGTACAGGAGCAGGTGCGGCAGACAGTGGCAGAAGCCCTGCAGGTGTGGAGCCAGGTGACGCAGCTCACCTTCACCGAGGTGCAGGCAGGCCGCGCCGACATCACCATCGACTTCACCAG GTACTCGCACGGGGACAACCTGCCTTTCGATGGGCCTGGGGGCATCCTGGCCCATGCCTTCTTCCCCAAGACCCACCGGGAAGGGGACGTCCACTTCGACTACGACGAGACCTGGACTCTCGGGGACAACCAGg GCACAGACCTCCTGCAGGTGGCAGCCCATGAATTTGGCCACATGCTGGGGCTGCAGCATACGACCGCGGCCAAGGCGCTCATGTCCCCTTTCTACACCTTCCGCTACCCGCTGAGCCTCAGTCCTGATGACCGCCGAGGCATCCAGCACCTCTACGGCCAGCCgcggctgccccccacccccagccccccagctccAGGCCCCCGGGCTGGTGTGGACACCAACGAGATTGCACCGCTGGAG CCCGAAGCCCCTCCAGACGCCTGCGAATCCTCCTTCGATGCCGTGTCCACCATCCGCGGCGAGCTCTTCTTCTTCAAGGCCGGCTTCGTGTGGCGCCTGCGAGGAGGTCACCTGCAGCCAGGCTACCCCGCGCTGGCCTCCCGCCACTGGCACGGCCTGCCCAGCCCCGTGGATGCGGCCTTTGAGGACGCCCAGGGTCACATCTGGTTCTTCCGAG GTGCGCAGTACTGGGTGTACAATGGGGAGAAGCTGGTCCTGGGACCTGCACCCATCTCGGAGCTGGGCATGGAGGGGTTCCCCATTCACGCCGCCCTGGTTTGGGGTTCCGAGAAGAACAAGATCTACTTCTTCCGAGGCGGTGACTACTGGCGCTTCCACGCCAGCACACACCGCGTGGACAGTCCCGTGCCCCGCCGTGCCACCGACTGGCAGGGGGTACCCTCTGAGATCGACGCTGCCTTCCAGGATGCTGACA gCTATGCCTACTTCCTGCGGGGCCGCCTCTACTGGAAGTTTGATCCTGTGAAGGTGAAGGTCGTGGAGGGCTTCCCCCGCCTCGTGGGCCCCGACTTCTTTGGCTGTGCCAAGCCTGCCAACACCTTCCACTGA
- the CHCHD10 gene encoding coiled-coil-helix-coiled-coil-helix domain-containing protein 10, mitochondrial: MPRGSRSVAARPVSRPAASPHLPAHPPPSAAAPAPAPSGQPGLMAQMATTAAGVAVGSAVGHVVGSALTGAFSGGSSEPAQPAQPAPQQAPARSPQPLQLGPCAYEIKQFLDCSTTQSDLTLCEGFSEVLKQCKYNHGLSSLP; encoded by the exons ATGCCCCGGGGCAGCCGCAGCGTGGCCGCCCGGCCGGTCAG CCGCCCGGCCGCATCCCCCCACCTGCCCGCCCACCCGCCGCCCTCGGCTGCAGCCCCGGCCCCCGCCCCGTCGGGCCAGCCGGGCCTCATGGCACAGATGGCGACCACGGCCGCGGGGGTGGCGGTGGGCTCCGCCGTGGGCCACGTCGTGGGCAGTGCTCTGACCGGAGCCTTCAGCGGAGGAAGCTCCGAGCCCGCCCAGCCCGCCCAGCCCGCCCCCCAGCAG GCCCCCGCCCGCTCCCCACAGCCCCTGCAGCTGGGCCCCTGCGCCTACGAGATCAAGCAGTTTCTGGATTGTTCGACTACCCAGAGCGACCTGACCCTGTGTGAGGGCTTCAGCGAGGTCCTGAAGCAATGCAAATACAACCACG GTCTGAGCTCCCTGCCTTGA
- the C5H22orf15 gene encoding uncharacterized protein C22orf15 homolog produces MFITVMFGAGCWELVNPRCSLVTLTAHLRQRGQVPPDATLALLAQDGHLVSLGDSLEEGASRPPSMGSTLLQERETYVLIQVIKGEDGAPARYVSLLENLAAQWPELAEELRWLSGLPPTGDSWRRRRLGTRHGPRGRGPFTGAARAGPGTRYRDQGT; encoded by the exons ATGTTTATCACAGTGATGTTTGGAG CTGGCTGCTGGGAGCTGGTGAATCCCCGGTGCAGCCTGGTGACCCTCACTGCCCACCTGAGGCAGAGGGGACAGGTCCCCCCAGatg CGACCTTGGCCCTCCTGGCTCAGGACGGACACCTGGTGAGCCTGGGGGACAGCCTAGAGGAGGGGGCATCCCGGCCCCCCTCCATGGGCAGCACCCTGCTGCAGGAGCGGGAGACCTACGTCCTCATACAGGTTATCA AGGGGGAGGACGGGGCCCCAGCCCGCTACGTGTCCCTTTTGGAGAACCTGGCTGCCCAGTGGCCGGAGCTGGCAG AGGAGCTGCGCTGGCTGTCAGGCCTGCCTCCCACGGGTGACAGCTGGAGAAGGAGGCGCCTGGGGACTCGGCACGGTCCCCGGGGACGAGGCCCCTTTACAGGAGCGGCCAGAGCTGGGCCAGGAACCCGGTACCGAGACCAGGGCACCTAG
- the VPREB3 gene encoding pre-B lymphocyte protein 3, protein MAALHLALLLTGTLLAASLPALAQTDALLVFPGQVAQLACALSPRQATVGDHGVSWYQQRAGSAPRYLLYYRSQEDHHRPAHTPDRFSATVDTTHNACVLTISPVQPEDDADYYCSVGYTSNP, encoded by the exons atgGCTGCCCTGCACCTGGCCCTGCTTCTGACCGGGACCCTCCTGGCAG CCTCCCTGCCGGCACTGGCCCAGACGGATGCGCTGTTGGTCTTCCCGGGCCAGGTGGCCCAGCTCGCCTGCGCGCTCAGCCCACGTCAAGCCACCGTTGGGGACCACGGGGTGTCCTGGTACCAGCAGCGAGCAGGCAGCGCCCCCCGCTACCTTCTCTACTACCGCTCCCAGGAGGACCACCACCGGCCTGCCCACACCCCCGACCGCTTCTCGGCCACCGTGGACACGACCCACAATGCCTGCGTGCTGACCATCAGCCCCGTGCAGCCCGAGGATGATGCCGATTATTACTGCTCCGTGGGCTACACCTCCAACCCCTAG
- the ZNF70 gene encoding zinc finger protein 70 isoform X1, whose product MEVPPGTTFGDTFVFEDRLEAQHELFPGEDLGNPFLQQRGLEQMAVIYKEIPLGEQDEEHDDYEGNFSLCASPVHHQSVPPVNRPQDDDLFGQSFLRKTDLSMCQIVHGEEGCSKGDCDKGVRGMALLHKPHRALQPAKPYVCRECGKAFSQSSHLLRHLVIHTGEKPYECCECGRAFSQSSHLLRHQIIHTGEKPYECRECGKAFRQSSALTQHQKTHTGKRPYECRECGKGFTRSSSLRKHERIHTGEKPYQCKECGKFFNQSSGLSQHRKIHTLKKPHECDLCGKAFCHRSHLIRHQRIHTGKKPYKCEECGKAFSQSSNLIEHRKTHTGEKPYKCHKCGKAFSQSSSLIEHQRTHTGEKPYECGQCGKAFCHSSALIQHQRIHTGKKPYECNECGKAFRHRSALIEHYKTHTREKPYECNKCGKSFRGSSHLIRHQKIHAGEKL is encoded by the coding sequence ATGGAGGTTCCTCCAGGAACCACGTTTGGTGATACCTTTGTGTTTGAGGACAGGTTAGAGGCACAGCATGAACTCTTCCCAGGGGAGGACCTGGGGAACCCTTTCCTTCAGCAAAGAGGTTTAGAGCAAATGGCTGTTATCTATAAAGAGATCCCTCTGGGGGAGCAGGACGAGGAGCATGATGATTATGAGGGGAATTTCAGTCTGTGTGCCAGCCCTGTTCACCATCAGAGTGTTCCCCCAGTAAACAGACCCCAGGATGATGACCTATTTGGCCAAAGCTTCCTCCGGAAAACAGATCTTAGTATGTGTCAGATAGTCCACGGGGAAGAAGGCTGTAGTAAAGGTGATTGTGATAAAGGAGTCAGGGGGATGGCCCTGCTTCACAAACCTCATAGAGCCCTACAGCCAGCAAAACCTTATGTGTGTCGGGAATGTGGGAAGGCCTTCAGCCAGAGCTCACATCTTCTCAGACACCTTGTAATTCACACTGGGGAGAAGCCCTATGAGTGCTGTGAATGCGGGAGGGCCTTCAGCCAGAGCTCTCACCTTCTCAGGCATCAGATCATCCACACTGGGGAGAAACCTTATGAGTGCcgggaatgtgggaaagcctttcgCCAGAGCTCAGCCCTCACGCAACATCAGAAAACCCACACTGGGAAGAGACCCTATGAGTGTAGGGAGTGCGGGAAGGGTTTCACCCGGAGTTCAAGTCtcagaaaacatgaaagaattcACACCGGAGAAAAACCTTATCagtgtaaggaatgtgggaaatTCTTCAACCAGAGTTCGGGTCTCAGCCAGCACCGGAAAATCCATACTCTCAAGAAGCCCCACGAATGCGATCTCTGTGGGAAAGCCTTTTGTCACAGGTCACACCTCATTCGGCACCAGAGGATTCATACAGGAAAGAAACCTTACAAGTGTGAagagtgtgggaaagccttcagccagAGTTCAAACCTCATTGAGCACCGTAAGACCCATACTGGCgagaaaccctataaatgccacaagtgtgggaaagccttcagccaaAGCTCCTCCCTCATCGAGCACCAGCGGACCCACACTGGTGAGAAACCTTACGAGTGTGGCCAGTGTGGGAAGGCCTTCTGTCACAGCTCGGCTCTGATTCAACACCAGAGAATCCACACGGGGAAGAAACCGTATGAGTGCAAtgagtgtgggaaagccttccgCCACCGGTCAGCCCTCATTGAGCACTACAAAACCCACAccagagagaaaccctatgagtgTAATAAATGTGGCAAGTCCTTTAGGGGCAGCTCACACCTTATTCGGCATCAGAAGATCCATGCTGGGGAGAAGCTGTAA
- the ZNF70 gene encoding zinc finger protein 70 isoform X2: MEVPPGTTFGDTFVFEDRHQIIHTGEKPYECRECGKAFRQSSALTQHQKTHTGKRPYECRECGKGFTRSSSLRKHERIHTGEKPYQCKECGKFFNQSSGLSQHRKIHTLKKPHECDLCGKAFCHRSHLIRHQRIHTGKKPYKCEECGKAFSQSSNLIEHRKTHTGEKPYKCHKCGKAFSQSSSLIEHQRTHTGEKPYECGQCGKAFCHSSALIQHQRIHTGKKPYECNECGKAFRHRSALIEHYKTHTREKPYECNKCGKSFRGSSHLIRHQKIHAGEKL; this comes from the exons ATGGAGGTTCCTCCAGGAACCACGTTTGGTGATACCTTTGTGTTTGAGGACAG GCATCAGATCATCCACACTGGGGAGAAACCTTATGAGTGCcgggaatgtgggaaagcctttcgCCAGAGCTCAGCCCTCACGCAACATCAGAAAACCCACACTGGGAAGAGACCCTATGAGTGTAGGGAGTGCGGGAAGGGTTTCACCCGGAGTTCAAGTCtcagaaaacatgaaagaattcACACCGGAGAAAAACCTTATCagtgtaaggaatgtgggaaatTCTTCAACCAGAGTTCGGGTCTCAGCCAGCACCGGAAAATCCATACTCTCAAGAAGCCCCACGAATGCGATCTCTGTGGGAAAGCCTTTTGTCACAGGTCACACCTCATTCGGCACCAGAGGATTCATACAGGAAAGAAACCTTACAAGTGTGAagagtgtgggaaagccttcagccagAGTTCAAACCTCATTGAGCACCGTAAGACCCATACTGGCgagaaaccctataaatgccacaagtgtgggaaagccttcagccaaAGCTCCTCCCTCATCGAGCACCAGCGGACCCACACTGGTGAGAAACCTTACGAGTGTGGCCAGTGTGGGAAGGCCTTCTGTCACAGCTCGGCTCTGATTCAACACCAGAGAATCCACACGGGGAAGAAACCGTATGAGTGCAAtgagtgtgggaaagccttccgCCACCGGTCAGCCCTCATTGAGCACTACAAAACCCACAccagagagaaaccctatgagtgTAATAAATGTGGCAAGTCCTTTAGGGGCAGCTCACACCTTATTCGGCATCAGAAGATCCATGCTGGGGAGAAGCTGTAA